From Microtus pennsylvanicus isolate mMicPen1 chromosome 10, mMicPen1.hap1, whole genome shotgun sequence, one genomic window encodes:
- the Sele gene encoding E-selectin produces the protein MNASRFLSTLTFVLLIGESIAWYYNTSIELMTYDEASAYCQQKYTHLVAIQNKEEINYLNSNLRFSPSYYWIGIRKVNNVWIWVGTQKPLTEEAKNWAPGEPNNKQKNEDCVEIYIKRLNDPGMWNDERCDKKKLALCYTASCTPASCSGHGECVETINSYTCQCHPGFLGPNCEQVVTCEAQKEPDHGSLDCTHPFGLFSYNSSCSLSCNRGYLPSSPETTMRCMSSGEWSAAAPSCKVVECEALAHPTNGVRKCSPNPGSFPWNTTCTFACDEGYRRVGVQSLQCTSSGVWDNEKPSCKAVTCDAIPQPQHGSVSCSNSTAGELAFKSSCNFTCDQSYMLEGPAQVECSVEGQWTPQIPVCKAFQCKALSTPPRGSMKCLPSDSGPFHSGSSCEFSCDQGFELKGSKRLQCGPRGEWDSKKPTCSAVKCDALPQPQNSVMECAHATTGNFTYKSLCNFQCNKGFKLHGSAQLECTSQGQWSQEVPSCQVAQCSSLEVPGKVNVSCSGATVFGTVCEFTCPDGWTLNGSAVLTCGDTGHWSGMLPTCEAPTEATRPLVLALSTAGTSLLASSSFFYLLLRYFRKKAKKFVPASSCQSLQSYGNYQVPSHII, from the exons ATGAATGCCTCACGGTTTCTCTCCACTCTCACTTTTG TGCTTCTCATTGGAGAGAGCATAGCTTGGTATTACAACACCTCCATCGAACTCATGACATACGATGAAGCCAGTGCGTACTGTCAACAGAAGTACACACATCTGGTGGCAATTCAGAACAAAGAAGAGATCAATTACCTGAACTCCAACCTGAGATTTTCACCAAGTTATTACTGGATTGGAATCAGAAAAGTCAATAACGTATGGATCTGGGTGGGGACCCAAAAGCCTCTGACCGAGGAGGCTAAGAACTGGGCACCTGGTGAACCCAATAACAAGCAGAAGAATGAGGACTGTGTCGAAATCTACATCAAAAGACTCAATGACCCGGGCATGTGGAATGACGAGAGATGTGACAAAAAGAAACTGGCTCTGTGCTACACAG CTTCCTGCACTCCTGCATCCTGTAGTGGCCACGGTGAATGTGTAGAGACCATCAACAGTTACACTTGCCAATGCCACCCTGGCTTCCTCGGACCCAACTGTGAGCAAG TTGTGACGTGCGAAGCGCAGAAGGAGCCTGACCACGGAAGCCTGGACTGCACACATCCTTTTGGCCTCTTCAGCTATAATTCCTCCTGCTCTCTCAGCTGTAACAGGGGCTACCTGCCAAGCAGCCCAGAGACCACCATGCGGTGTATGTCCTCTGGAGAATGGAGTGCGGCTGCTCCATCCTGCAAAG TGGTTGAATGTGAAGCTTTGGCACACCCTACCAATGGAGTCAGGAAATGTTCCCCGAATCCTGGGAGCTTCCCATGGAACACGACCTGTACGTTTGCCTGTGATGAAGGGTACAGGCGAGTTGGAGTCCAGAGTCTGCAGTGTACCTCCTCCGGCGTCTGGGACAACGAGAAGCCCTCGTGCAAAG CTGTGACCTGTGATGCCATCCCTCAGCCCCAGCATGGCTCTGTGAGCTGCAGCAACTCAACAGCTGGAGAACTGGCCTTTAAGTCATCCTGTAACTTCACCTGTGACCAAAGTTACATGTTGGAGGGGCCAGCCCAGGTTGAATGCAGTGTAGAAGGGCAGTGGACACCACAGATTCCAGTGTGCAAAG CTTTCCAGTGTAAAGCCTTATCCACGCCACCGCGGGGCTCCATGAAATGTCTTCCCAGTGATTCTGGACCTTTCCACAGTGGATCCAGTTGTGAGTTCTCCTGTGATCAAGGATTTGAACTGAAGGGATCAAAAAGGCTTCAGTGTGGCCCAAGAGGGGAGTGGGACAGCAAAAAGCCCACATGTTCAG CTGTGAAATGTGATGCACTCCCTCAGCCCCAGAACAGTGTAATGGAGTGTGCTCATGCTACTACCGGAAACTTCACCTACAAGTCCTTGTGCAACTTTCAGTGCAACAAAGGCTTCAAATTACATGGATCAGCTCAGCTTGAGTGCACATCCCAGGGCCAGTGGAGCCAGGAGGTGCCCTCCTGCCAAG TGGCACAGTGCTCAAGCCTTGAAGTGCCAGGAAAGGTGAACGTGAGCTGCAGTGGGGCGACTGTTTTCGGCACTGTATGTGAATTTACGTGTCCTGATGGATGGACACTCAATGGATCTGCAGTTCTGACGTGTGGTGACACAGGACACTGGTCTGGGATGCTGCCTACCTGTGAAG CCCCCACAGAAGCCACCCGTCCCTTGGTACTTGCACTTTCTACAGCAGGAACCTCGCTCCTGGCATCATCTTCATTTTTCTACTTGTTGCTGAGATACTTTCGAAAGAAAG CGAAGAAATTTGTTCCTGCTAG CAGCTGCCAAAGCCTTCAATCATATGGCAATTATCAAGTACCTTCTCACATTATCTAA